In Silurus meridionalis isolate SWU-2019-XX chromosome 11, ASM1480568v1, whole genome shotgun sequence, the sequence ctttctttctttctctctcttcctttttatGTCCTTACAGCTTTCTGTCACCCAAGcgttttcccttttctttctctcactcaatCTTTCGTAAAGACTCACTCTTCCTTTATTCAACATTTTccccttcttttctcttttgtttgaaTAATCCttctctttattttacttttcttcctctctgccatgattctttttttcctgttcttttaTATCTGCtcaatatttctcttttttcttgtacttttttgtttctctctttgccagtgtctttctatttttctctgtcttgtttgtttttctttttctcttgctccctctctccctggtgtgtgtaaaattgaaccagtaaaaagagataaaaatacaaataaagccCTGGAGTCTCTGAATGCAGAGAGAACCAGAAAAACTATAAacaagagaaagagtgagagagaggaaaagaaggagaaggcaAAGAACTGACAGTCAGGGTTGAGAGGACAGAGGAAGAAAAGCAATTTAGCTGTGAGCCAGCTCAGCAGAAAAAGGATATTGCTTTGCTGCTTCTCTCCAgggcactctctctctctctctctctctctctctctctctctctctctctctctctctctctctctctctcttttattctctctctctctcttttattctctctctctctctctctctctctctctctctccacagctAGTTCCATTGCAGTATATacttattaaactttatttttttttaattctcattCCAGATAATCTGTATATTCTGTAGAAACGCTCTCTCCTCCTTCACTCCTCCAGGGTCTCAGTGATCATGAAGCACAGGAGGATCAGTGTTTAATCCTGTGAAAAACAGCAAGCTGTGAGATAGCATCCTTCACCTGCTCATCCTGTCACCTCTTGGCCCTTCACCCTTGACTGGGCGTAATTATTCTTCACTCTGGATAAAAGTGTTTTAGAAAATGGAAACGTTGCTACAGCAGGAACTCTTTCCAAGCTTATCAgacatccctttttttttctttcttccagaTCCGTGATCTTCTCACATGGCTATCAATTGATTTTCCCTTCTGTCCTGTGGGCCgaataatgtgttttgttattattgATTACTGCGATAAAGCAGTTCTTCAGTTcttcttttataaataattaaattatatatatttcatatattattttaattccaTAACATTGatatcataaatatttaaaacataagtatataatataattattattacaaatataattattaaaataatattctttttttataataaaaaactcatgtatgtatatatattttggaaacAGAATTTTATGGttaaaacacatacattttccttttgcttatatgcaacaaattaggtaaaaggtaaaaacaaacaaaacttggACAGTGAATGATTGGAGGAATGTCCTGTGGACAGATGCGTCCAAATTCTACATATTTTTCTCTAACAAAAGAACTTATTTAAAAAGGAGATCAGGAGAGGAGATGTTAGCCAACTGCCTCACTCCCACTTGTCAAACATAGAAGTGGAATcttaatagtttggggttgttttggagctaATTTGGATatttattccaggtgaaagaaatactgaaccaacatagctaccattccatacttcaacaccatgcaattccatctggactgtggctaaCTTTCACCATACAACACAACAATGACCATACCTTTAAGCTctataagcattatttagaggtCAAACGGTTGTCTGGAGTGTTTGCTGCACAGTCATGGAACTTAAATCCAATTGAACTGCTCTAGGATGAACTTGATCGCAAGCTCAGAAAGAAATCCCCAACTAGCAAAGAACACTcacaagttttacaagaggcatggtaAAGTATTTCAGCAAATTTTTTGAAGAAACAAACTTTTCAGATGCCAGGCTTGTGTAAAGCTTTTATTCcagctaagggaggatttttgttgaaaataaagtttatcacttaaatgaaaatgtattttaccaTGTAATGTACCACCCAATGGCCCAACGACAGAATCCACCTGTCTGGGTGAAGGTATGCTGCATGTTAAACTTTCTCGCGCTGGTTATTTAAAGATGGATTGCAATTTACTTCATGAATCCAATTAGACTCTAAACTAATTtcaatttaaaatcaaaatttaattttaatatatataatgaaagcTGATCACCTTATTGGTTGTTTACCACATCGGTAATTgggaattaattttttttgctcttaaAGCACACAGTCGGAGCACAAATCAGAGTTGAGTGATTTCaataaatgtgaattttatGTTCCTGATTCAAGTTTGTTGGTTCAAGTTGCGCCATCTTGTGGCTCATTATCTTTATtgcagtgtattttttattacgGTATAAACGTACACAGTGGAATTTTTTGCGGGGAATTTTACATGAAAtgtcattattaaatataaaaacacccAATATCCATTTATAACAAAAACCATTGAATGCATATTTACATATACTATATCACAATTAATATTCTAGCACTGTTGAATGTGTGtgacctttttttaatattagttttaaatatttaaagttgaGTAAACAGGTTTATATCTTTTTTGGCGCCATCTGGTGGGGTTTTCTATTAGAGATATCAGATTAATGTGGGCGTAGCCAATTTTTCTTCGGTTTGAGAAAAAAAGGTTATTCATGGAAAAGGAGTTTGATgggattttttaatttaaatatgaatatattcaagGTTAcgttgttttgttctttttaaaccttttcaaagtcactgattatttttttcaattttagaaagaaacagaagggtatatatacacatacatacatacatacatacatatatatatatatatatatatatatatatatatatatatatatatatatatatatatatatgactatgaaaattgtagagtcacactgaaggcatcaaaactatgaattaacacatgtggaattatatacataacaaaaaagtgaactgaaaatatgtcatattgtaggttcttcaaagtagccaccttttgcttagattactgctttgcacactcttggcattctcttgatgactactttgaagaacctacaatatgacatattttcagttcacttttttgttatgtatataataccacatgtgttaattcatagttttgatgccttcagtgtcactctacaattttcatagtcatgaaaataaagaaaactctttgaatgagcaggtgtgtccaaactcttggtctgtactgtatatataatatatataaacttttggtctgtactgtatatataatatatataaacttttggtctgtactgtatatataactgGTGGCTTTAAATGATTAATCCCAATCCCAAGATGAATTTTAAATAGGGTTGATTATAATGAGTATACTGAACTCAGATAAACTTGGTTTTTATCGGATTGAATTAGTACCAGACACTCCCTTTCATTTTCTGGAAAAAACAAAGCTACGCTGAGAAACGAAACGAAAGCGAAACTTTAAACTGGAGCgggcgcgcgcgcacacacacacacacacacacacacacacacacacagagcgcttccttGTCCTGGACTTGTCCGTGGACTTTATCTACGTTCGGCTTCACGAGGAGGACTATGGATGAATATATTTATCCTCTGCTCGTGGAGGGAGATTGGTCATCTGTAAACTTTCAAAATTTCCAAAAAAgagttcatatttatttccagAACAGAAGGAAATCTCAGGGGGGAGACTGCGTCATCGAAAGATGGACCGATCGGAGCTGTACAGTCCTCTTTAAACAAGAAGAAGGTGAGTTCAAAACAACTTAAAACTACTTTTACAAGTTCCCTGAGCAGTGTGTTGGAGTTTATTGGAGATGATCATGTTTGCGTTCAAGTTTTAGTTTTGTTGAGTTTAAGCAAAAATCccagtgaaataaaaatcaaacagaACCAAACAAACCTGAGAATGGAGAGAAATATCAACAATAATTATATAGTAAAGGCTGAAAATGCGGATTCATGGTTGTAGGAATGATTTCAACACATGgatttttgctttaattagTTTCAGTAATCCAGACAGAAACGCACTCAGTTATCACAAATATGCATTTTCTTTCTGATGATCGGTTCACATGCGTTTCAGTCCGGGACCAAGTTCTGGCTAAAGCTGAGCACTCAGTACCCATCGAGAACCATGTGGTGAAACTGAAGGTGTCCAAACCATCCAGTGAACCAGAAAATCGTCCAGAGGAAAAACCACAACACTCTGTAAGTGGACCATTCGGGtttatgaagttttttttatgccttATTAAtagataaagatttttttttacatttgcttaAAGTATTCAGTGTTTGATTACTAGATTTTTGATGTATTTaagtttttgtatatttgttttcctAGACCTAATGTCATGAAAAAgtgtcctgatttcttatttatttgcatgtttgtcacactttcatgtttcagatcatcaaactaatttaaatattagtaaaagataacacaagttaacacaaattcagttttcaaataaaggtttttattattgatggaaaacaaaatccaaaactacatggccctgtgtgaaaaagtttgttaaaactgtggtttatcataCTTGAGTTAAATTCCTCTAGCCACACActggcctgattactgccacacctgttcacaatcaagaaatctcttaaataggacccgcctgacaaagtgaagtagaccaaatgatcctcaaaagctagacatcatgccgagatccaaagaaattcagaaacaaatgagacagaaagtaatggagatctatcagtctggaaaaagttataaagccatttctaaagctttgggactccagcgaaccacagtgagagccattattcacaaatggcaaaaacatggaacagtggagaaccttcccacaagtggccggctgaccaaaattaccccaagagcacagtgacgactcatccaagaggtcacaaaaaaccccacaacaacatccaaagaactgcaggcctaacttgcctcagttaagttcagtgttcatgactccaccatatgAAAGAGACTgcgcaaaaatggtctgcatggcagagttccaagatgaaaacctctgctgagcaaaaagaacataaaggctcgtctcagttttgccagaaaacatcttgatgatccccaagacttttgggaaaatactctgtggaatGACGAGActaaagttgaactttttggatggtgtgtgtcccattacgttcggcgtaaaagtaacaccgcatttcagaaaaagaacattatactgacagtaaaatatggtggtggtagtgtgctggtctggggctgttttgctgcatGAGGACCTGGAAGATTTGCTATGTGGTATAAATAGCTATTGCTAtttgataaatggaaccatgaattctgctgtttaccaaaaaatcctgaaggagaatgtccagccatctgtttgtgaccttaagctgaagcgaacttgagttctgcagcaggacaatgatccaaaacacaccagcaagtccacctctgtatggctgaagaaaaacaaaatgaagactttggagtggcctagtcaacgtcctgacctgaatcctattgagatgctgtggaatgactttaaaaatgtggttcatgctcgaaaaccctccagtgtggctgaattacaacaattctgcatagatgtgTGGACCAAAAtgcctccacagcgctgtaacagactcattgcaagttatcgcaattGCTTGATTACAGTTGTCGCTGctggtggcccaaccagttactaggtttagggggcagttttggattttgttttccctcaataataaaaatttaaaaactgcatgttgtgttcacttgtgttatcttttactaatattttaattagtttgatgatctaaaacatttaaatgtgtgacaaacatgcaaaaatataagaaatcaggactttttcacaccactgtatgtgtaaattgtgtatacATGAAACACTTCTAGAGCAAAAACAGCTCCACTTCCACCAGGTTGTAGGGTGTGGAACTACACAAGCACTCAGAAACTGGATATTGTATGACTATAAACCTGTTTTCAACAATGCTGTAAAACAACCTGGACTTTGTCTTGATTAGTTAATATGCTCATGGTTTTTATAGgctaaaacaggaagtgatgtgtCAGCTGCAGTTTGGCGAACAGGTGAggaagtgtttattgtgttttaaaaaaatatatatacctcatttacattctcatttaaattACTTGCTTTCGGATTGACTTCTGCACATGATCTTCTTGTCTGTATTTTATCCCCTACAGCTGGTCTTAATGCAAGTCAGACTAAAGGCAATGAGGGGTTGGAAGACACATCATGGTCCTGTGCTGCAGTCCTGGAAAATGTGCCAGAAAACTTGAGCAAAGAGTACCTCATGCTTTTAGTAGACAGTATTGGCAGTTGTTCTGAAGATGAATGTTCCTTAGAGTTAATTCCAGAATCAAACGCTGCTGTTGTGACCTTCAGTGACGTCTACAGTATGTCCTTAACTTAAAGCTTTTGGTAcagggaaaaaggaaaagacagaTTGAATTTATagatcattttgttttctttttacagctGTAGAGAACTTTCTTACAGCATGCAAGACTAAAAAAAAGTTCCAGGAGTATGGTCTCAAAGCCCGCCGTTTGGAGAACACAAGCAGTTTTAAGGTGGAAAACCTGCCTGCTAATTGCTCTGACGACCTTCTGGAACTTCTCTTTGAAAAGCATGTGGGATCAGTGGAAAGAATCAAGGCAATAGCAGATGAACGTGCTGCTATCGTCACCTTTCGTGATCAACCAggtaaatcatttttattgtaatttatacAACTATTTGTggaacacattcatacacaaccAACCGTGTTGCAGCAGCACGTGACTGATCATGCGAATACAGATCAGGAGTCGCAAATTATGTCCACATCAAACTGCAGAATGGGTTGATagtttttattcaaaaatacaACCTATGTCACTGCCATATGGTCTGAAGCGAAATGAGCAAAACGACCATCCCACTGGATATCTGTCAACTAGACATCTGGACAACAGTCCAGTTTAGTGAACCTGTTTAGTCATTTGCATGATCTTCTGTTGGTGTAACATGTTTAGCTCAAGTGTCAGCTtgtgctgagatgcttttctgtttagCATTGTTGAAAAGAGCTTTTTGAGTTGATGTAAGCTTGCTGTATCACAGAATTAGCAAAGCCTAAATTAAAACAATCTTTGTCATTCTTCTCTGattgcaaaacatttttaccCCCTTTTTTTTAGCACCATTtagtgtaaactctagagactgttgttTGTGAAAATTATAGTAAAATCTCGATGTGCAATCTCTGTCATCACATTTCTCGTATTCTGATGTTTGAATCTTTTTTATCATTCTTTTCAGATGTTCATAAAGTCCTGAGAAAAGAATACTTTACTTGCAACAATCGGTTTGATATATATCCATATTATCATTCTTTGGGTTCTGCCTTGTACGGCAAAGACAGACCAACGTGGACACTGCCCAAACCATTTACATATAAGATCCATCCTGCTATTAGAGAATTCCTCAAGAAGAAGGGACAAATCTCCTCCATCTGCAATCAGATGAGCTCACACTGCTGCCAGGTAAATGTGGACAAGCCTGAAGTCCAGTTCAGTCCCCTTCCTGCCCTGCTGAGACAAAAGGGTATAACCAAAATGCACATAGACAACTGGCAGGAAAACACAATGGATGCTTTCAAAAACATCCTATCCAGCTTTGCTGTTTTTGAGCATGCAGTGACCCGTTCAGTCTGGACTGCGGTAGAGAAGGACATCCGATCAGTTGTAAAAGATAAAGCTGTCCTGGAGGTGGATATTTCAACAGGATGTCTGACTCTTGCAGGAATGGCTAAAGATATTAACATGCTAAAACCGATATTGGAGAACGTTTTAAAGAGTGCATCGAGTCAAATAGAAAGGGAAATAAACAAGACctctgaaatcatttatatgcCCCATGAAATATTCCTCTTACTTCAACATGAGGGACTGCAAAACATGGCTTCAGCCAAATATTCACAACTGGAGCTGATGTACAATAAAAACACCCATCAGTTAACATTAACTGGTCTTCATGCAGAAATTATGGACATAAAAAATTTTGTGTTGGAGAGTCAAttaaggaagaaagaaaaggccCTACAAAAGGACCCTTCATTACTGGAGTTCTTGAGATCAGTGAACTGTGAGGAAATGTCTGTGGATCTGTTCATATCCAAGGGAATTAACGCAGTCTATAGAATTGAAAATGGGAATACTGTTTTGACTGCATGTACAGACAAAGCACTGGCAGAGGCTGAGAAGAGGCTTGAAATGATGCTGACATTACAGTGCCTTTCTGTAGAAGATCTACATGTGCTTGAAAAGCCTGAATGGAAGGCTCTCAGTAATCAGCTCTATGAGACATACAACTCCTCCAGGAAGAAAACTGTGCTCATGAAATATTTAAGAACAAAGTTATGGTTTGTGGCTTTCAGGAACCAGTTAGAGAGGTTAGTAAGAGTTTGGAACAATTTATTGATAAACACTCAAGAATCGAAGAGACCGTTCGTGTCAAGTCTTATGCTGTGGTGAAATTCATCAGAGAAAAGATGGCAGAGGTTTGGCAGAAGTTTCTAAAAGGTGAAGAAATGGACATACATTTTGACACAAGGCCCCTGATTCGCATCTCTGGAGAACGTATTAATGTTCAGCCAGTAGTAAAATCTTTTCAGAAAATTGCAGGTTGTCTCCACACTGATAGTTTGATTATTAGAAAAGCAGGAGCCAAAAAGTATTTCCAGGAACAGGGCAGCATaatcatgatgatgataaagcaGCAAAGATTTGTGGTTGTTCTTGAGGATGCTTCTatgaaggatgatgatgaggagagttatgatgatggtggaatggatgGTTTTGGAAAGCTATACTGTGAGGTTCAGATTCCTGGTGGTATTGTCATCAAAGTCCTGGAGTCTGATATCTGTCAGTTCAAAGTAGATGCTGTGGTCAATGCTGCCAATGAGGACTTGAAGCACATTGGTGGTTTGGCATTAGCACTTCTGAATGCTGCAGGTCCATCTTTACAACAAATGAGTGATCAGTATGTGGCTAAAAGTGGGAAACTGCTACCTGGGAATGCTATTACAACAGACGCAGGTCAATTGCCATGTAAATATGTAGTGCATGCTGTAGGCCCACGATTTAATAACAGTGACAGGTTAACTGCTGTGAAGAAACTGAGACAGGCTGTGCGGGAAAGTCTGAAGGAAGCTGTTCTTAAGAGGTGTTCCTCAATAGCAGTCCCTGCCATCAGCTCAGGGATATTTGGCTTTCCTCTTGACCTATGCGCTGAGACAATTGCACGAGAATTGCATGCGTATGTTGAAGCCCCAGGTGGTATGAACACACTAAAAGAGATCTATTTGGTGGACAATAATCCCAAAACTGTCAATGCCATGGCTCAGGCTGTTGGAAAGGAGTTTATAGATTTCAACCCCAGAATGTCCTTTCCACAGCAAATGGGACATGGTAATGGTCACTATATTCAAAACCAAGGTCAGGGACATCGAGGCACTGGGGCAAGAGGTAATAAATCTGAGTTTTTTGAACCCCGAAAAGGATTTAACTCAAACCCACAATCTAAAAGCCAATTGCAGGACATAGGAAGGTCAGGATTGGTGTTTCTTCAAGCTCAAACCACAGTAGAAGGactgaaaatcatacttaagAAGGGGAATATTCAGGATGCATGTGTAAGTtaccatttatatataaaattattgcttattacctaaaaaaaaaattattttgtttaaaatctatattttaaaatgtatattctagAGATAAATCTTAATACACCATTTATCTTTGGTGTTTGTCTTACAGTCTGATGTAATTGTCAATACTATCTCAGAAGACCTGGATCTCAGTAAAGGTGCTGTCTCCAAAGCACTTCTCGAGGCTGCTGGCCCTCAACTCCAGGCTGAAACTCGGTCTCAAAACCTCAAAGCACTTGGCGATTCCAATCTGAGCTATGGAGACATAGTGGTTACTAATAGCTAtaacttaaaatgtaaaaaggtcTTCCATACTGTTTGTCCATTTTGGAATAGAGGGGGTAGATCAGAAGTGGAGGTAACTGTAGACTTTGTAAATATTCTGCACATTCTACATATTCATTGacttttttattcaatatacAGTATTGCACTGTATGAAATAATTAGATTTGTATGTTTTCTAGGTTCTCAGACAAATCATACGAAACTGCCTCAGAAAAGCAGAGAACCAGAAAATGCCTTCGATTTCTTTTCCAGCCATTGGCACAGGGAACCTTGGCTTTCCAAGAAGTCTTGTCTCCACACTTTTGTTAAGTGAGATTCATGCATATAGTGCCCGTTTTTCTACTAGATACCTTACGGAGGTGAACATGATTGTGCATCCTTCAGACAGCGAGACTGTCCAGGTACTggaaacaattttttataaattggcTACTCTCTGTGTGGCtgataataatacatttgtttgcTTTATTAGTGCTTTGAAAAGAGCTTCAGAGGTGAAAAGCAGGAAACCGTCACCGAAGGTGCACATGCTGTTCAACCACCCGCTAAAAATCCACGTCATTTTAGACCACCACCTTCTGCTGGTCAGTTACTGCCTTTCCTGCTGCTCTTCATCAGGCTGGattattgtatttgtaattagttactaaacataaataaatagtgtaagAAGAACCCAAAATGTACTAACTGCAGTGatttaaataatgacatttcaGAAGGTTTTTTTGGACCGGTTTCAACTCCTAGTCTTGGAGTGCACCAAATGCGAATAGGGCATCTGAAACTGGAAATATCATCAGGTGACATCACCAAAGAGAGATGTGATGCGATTGTTAATTCTTCCAATAAATTATTCTCTCTAAAATCAGGTAAACTATTTTGTACATCTCACTATTGCATACTATGCTCTTTTATGGCATCTTGAGTGCACAccacaacaaattaaaaatgctaaaataatgCTTTAATTTACTGAAAACAAACCATACCCCTGTTTAATTTGATCCATAtagagttacatttaatgttgtggaatgcCAGCAAAACAATCAAATCTGTTTAACCACttcaattcttcttcttcttcttcttcttcttcttcttcttcttttggtttctcccataaggggtcgccacagcggatcatcagtctctatacccccctgtcctctacatttgcctctttcaacccaactatctgcatgtcttccctcaccacatccataaaccgcctccttggtcttcctcttttcctccttcctggtgactccatcctcagcattctcccacccatataccccatgtccctcctctgcacatgtccaaaccatctcaatctggcctccctcaccttgtctccaaattGTCCTACACGCActttccctctaataaactcatttctaatcctgtccatcgtcgtcactcccaacgaaaaccccaacatcttcagctctgctacctccagctccacctcctgtcttttactcaatgccactgtctctaaaccatacaacatcgcaggtctcaccacagtcctataaactttccctttcactcttgcagacactccTTTATCACATGTATAACCACTTCAATTACAGGAGCTTAAAATGAACTTTTCTTTCTGTAACATTTTGAATCAATCTCTATATATTCAGGAGTGTCCAAGGCCATTTTAGATGCTGCAGGGTTAGCAGTGGAAGGGGAATGCGCACAGATTGGTGAGTAAATCCTTTGATTTTCCTAAATGTATTATAGTGATAgtgaaattttttattatagtatCTTAGAAGCATAGttaatattgtgtatttttttttaagtggcaTCACAGAGTCAACAATCAGACATGATCATGACAACAGGAGGACAACTTCCATGCAGACAGATTATTCATGTTATAGGTCGCAACAGTCCTGCAGAGATCAAGATTGTTGTTTACTCTGTATTGAAGTTCTGCGAGGAACAGAAGTTCTCCTCTGTTGCCTTTCCAGCACTTGGCACTGGTATAGCCTCAGAGACTCATTCATCATTTATAAGTTTGGGTTCTTCACAGTGTTTATTCCTGTGTTGTTAAATATCACGCATTCTTGGTCTCTAATTGTTCAGGTCAAGGCGGAGCCAATCCTTCTGCTGTAGCCGATGCCATGACTGAAGCTGTGTTCGACtttgtgaagaagaaaaaaggactAAATTTGAAAAGTGTAAAATTCTTGATATTCCAGACATCAATGGTGTCGGATTTCCACAAGTGCATGCTGAAGAGGTCACAGGACAGTGTGGAGGAGGAGGGTGGAGTAATGAACTGGGTTAAAGGTATGCAGATGAATCCATTGCATAAAAACAACCCTAgattttttgcttttctcttaCTAACCCAAATCATGTTTTGGTGGTAATTTTAGGTACATTCGAGACTGTGACCAACTTCTTTCGTGGTGGCAatgcagaaacagaaacaaatctAGAAGACTTTGTGTTTGTGGGCGAGGAGTTTGAGCCTGTCGTGTTTCAGCTGTGTGGAGAGAGTGAGGATGACCTGAAAGAGGCGAGGAATCTGATCAACGGCTTTATTGTGAAGGAGCATGTATGTTCAAATATCATGGACTCGGCCATCAACTATTTTGGCCAGGAAGAGGCAGAAGTGCTAAGCAAACTGCAGAGGGAGCTCACGGTTAGCATACACCTTTCCAACTCTTCCTCAGAGCCTGAGTTCACTTTGGAGGGCCTGACACGAGACGTGGTAAAGGCTGAGAGCACAATCCGTGACATGATCCGAAAAGTGGAGAAGAAAATGACACGCCAAAGCGAAGCCTTTTTGCTAAGCACCAGCATAGAGTGGCAGTATCAGGACCGCAGAGAAAACACTGTTCCTTTTGATATTTTGACAAACTACGACCTGGAACAGGCTTTTCGGACAAAACAGCCTTGTGTAAAGATCGCTATTGATAAAGTCCCGTATGAGGCCcatgtacagtatttcacaGCTGTGGGGAAAAACAGACAGATTCAATTGAAAAGGATTGATCTGAAACGTAAGACATGACACCCGAAATAGTTTTTGTTAAGTTTTACAAACTTAACAAGTCAATACAGTAAGTTCAGTTTCTATTTTActtcatgttcattttttttacagaaaaaaacactgtcTCTCTGCCCAGTCACTGGGAGGACATGAAGGGAAATCTAGTTCTGTCGGTTACAATTCAACAAGGCAGTCAAGAATATACAACAGTAGAGAATGAGTTCAGGAGAACAGGTCTGACATCACAAATCCTCAAAGtaagttattttatataaaccGTGACTCCCAAAA encodes:
- the LOC124393648 gene encoding LOW QUALITY PROTEIN: protein mono-ADP-ribosyltransferase PARP14-like (The sequence of the model RefSeq protein was modified relative to this genomic sequence to represent the inferred CDS: inserted 1 base in 1 codon), translating into MDEYIYPLLVEGDWSSVNFQNFQKRVHIYFQNRRKSQGGDCVIERWTDRSCTVLFKQEEVRDQVLAKAEHSVPIENHVVKLKVSKPSSEPENRPEEKPQHSAKTGSDVSAAVWRTAGLNASQTKGNEGLEDTSWSCAAVLENVPENLSKEYLMLLVDSIGSCSEDECSLELIPESNAAVVTFSDVYTVENFLTACKTKKKFQEYGLKARRLENTSSFKVENLPANCSDDLLELLFEKHVGSVERIKAIADERAAIVTFRDQPDVHKVLRKEYFTCNNRFDIYPYYHSLGSALYGKDRPTWTLPKPFTYKIHPAIREFLKKKGQISSICNQMSSHCCQVNVDKPEVQFSPLPALLRQKGITKMHIDNWQENTMDAFKNILSSFAVFEHAVTRSVWTAVEKDIRSVVKDKAVLEVDISTGCLTLAGMAKDINMLKPILENVLKSASSQIEREINKTSEIIYMPHEIFLLLQHEGLQNMASAKYSQLELMYNKNTHQLTLTGLHAEIMDIKNFVLESQLRKKEKALQKDPSLLEFLRSVNCEEMSVDLFISKGINAVYRIENGNTVLTACTDKALAEAEKRLEMMLTLQCLSVEDLHVLEKPEWKALSNQLYETYNSSRKKTVXHEIFKNKVMVCGFQEPVREVSKSLEQFIDKHSRIEETVRVKSYAVVKFIREKMAEVWQKFLKGEEMDIHFDTRPLIRISGERINVQPVVKSFQKIAGCLHTDSLIIRKAGAKKYFQEQGSIIMMMIKQQRFVVVLEDASMKDDDEESYDDGGMDGFGKLYCEVQIPGGIVIKVLESDICQFKVDAVVNAANEDLKHIGGLALALLNAAGPSLQQMSDQYVAKSGKLLPGNAITTDAGQLPCKYVVHAVGPRFNNSDRLTAVKKLRQAVRESLKEAVLKRCSSIAVPAISSGIFGFPLDLCAETIARELHAYVEAPGGMNTLKEIYLVDNNPKTVNAMAQAVGKEFIDFNPRMSFPQQMGHGNGHYIQNQGQGHRGTGARGNKSEFFEPRKGFNSNPQSKSQLQDIGRSGLVFLQAQTTVEGLKIILKKGNIQDACSDVIVNTISEDLDLSKGAVSKALLEAAGPQLQAETRSQNLKALGDSNLSYGDIVVTNSYNLKCKKVFHTVCPFWNRGGRSEVEVLRQIIRNCLRKAENQKMPSISFPAIGTGNLGFPRSLVSTLLLSEIHAYSARFSTRYLTEVNMIVHPSDSETVQCFEKSFRGEKQETVTEGAHAVQPPAKNPRHFRPPPSAEGFFGPVSTPSLGVHQMRIGHLKLEISSGDITKERCDAIVNSSNKLFSLKSGVSKAILDAAGLAVEGECAQIVASQSQQSDMIMTTGGQLPCRQIIHVIGRNSPAEIKIVVYSVLKFCEEQKFSSVAFPALGTGQGGANPSAVADAMTEAVFDFVKKKKGLNLKSVKFLIFQTSMVSDFHKCMLKRSQDSVEEEGGVMNWVKGTFETVTNFFRGGNAETETNLEDFVFVGEEFEPVVFQLCGESEDDLKEARNLINGFIVKEHVCSNIMDSAINYFGQEEAEVLSKLQRELTVSIHLSNSSSEPEFTLEGLTRDVVKAESTIRDMIRKVEKKMTRQSEAFLLSTSIEWQYQDRRENTVPFDILTNYDLEQAFRTKQPCVKIAIDKVPYEAHVQYFTAVGKNRQIQLKRIDLKQKNTVSLPSHWEDMKGNLVLSVTIQQGSQEYTTVENEFRRTGLTSQILKIERIQNETLWNNYMNQKSYLEKKNKHTNNEKLLFHGTGSDNIIKINERGFNRSYAGMHGAMYGNGVYFAVDPNYSAQGYSKPDINGHKRMYLARVLVGDSTTGKAGLLAPPAKNSTGTEQYDSVTDRQQSMFVIFHDIYAYPEYLITFQ